The genome window CAGTAGAAGTTCTCCGCGTCTGCGAACGCAGCGAGCGCATTCAAAACTCGGGCGAGGTCCGGGTCTGGTCTTTGGATCTGGCTCGCCAGCGGTTGCACCGGATTCTCAACTACTACCGGTCTGGCGCTACCCGTGGTCGGGTCGATCTGCACAGCACGCTAAGTGCAATGGTCTACCGCTATGTGGCCCTATCTCGCAAGCATGTTGGTTTCCAGGCTCGTCGGACTCTGATTGAGGACTTCCTGCAAAGCTTCTATGTCGAAGCCCTAAACGTATTCCGCCGCGAAAATCACCTTGAGGCTAGCTATTGCCCTCGTAGCTTGTTGGAGTTGTCAGAATTCCTGGCCTTTGTTGAGCAGTATGCAAAACGTCGCATCGGTTTGCGCGGTGGACGTTCGCAACAGCTGATCGTACTGCGGGCACAGTCCTTCGCCAAACGCCAACCGCCTGAACTCACCCTAGATATCGAACAGGCTGCGGGTGCTAGCCGCTATGACGAGGACGACCGTTACAACACTGGCTCGCAAATCCAGCAGGTGCGTGAGCAAATGGTGGCGGAAGCCGACGACCCTGCAGAAGCTGTCCTCCGGGAGCGAGTGATTGCTGAGTTGATCAGCTATCTGAGCGAGCGTGGCCAGGAGCAATGTGTTAACTACCTGACCCTGCGCCTTCAAGATCTCAGCGTGCCCGAAATTGATGGGATGTTGGGCCTAACGCCTCGGGAACGGGACTATCTGCAACAGCGTTTTCGCTACCACATCACTCGCTTTGCTCTGGTTCACCACTGGCAGTTAGTGCACCAATGGCTGGAAGCCGATCTAGACCAGCGCTTAGGCATGCCCACACCAGTCTGGGAAGAGTTCCTAAAACAGTTGAGTGAAGGTGAGCGCGAATTGCTGGTGTTCAAGCAAGCTCGCCTAGACGACAAAGCCATTGCCCGGAAGCTGCGTTGGACCGCTAAGCAACTTCAAATGCGCTGGTTTGGCCTGCTGGCCCGCGCTTGGGAGGTCCGCAATGATGGTCATGGGATTGCCTAAGCACACCGAGCTACCTCAGGGCTACTAGCCCCCTTCTAACTAGCTCTGAGGTGAGCTCCCGCCTGCTAGCGGGCAATCCTGATTTCCATTTCACGCAGCTGATTCAATTTAGGCAATTCAGGTAATTTAGATAATTCAGAGATTGAGACAAAATGCGCATTAGATACCCCCTTTATTCCGTAGCTCACGCTCGTTTTGAAATACAAACGATATAGGCCAAGTTTCGGCAAACCTGCAAAAGCACAGCGGTAGTTAATTAATCTGATACCGGAAGTAATAAGGTAAGGGCGAACTCGGCCGACTGATCTCAGAGCCTCTGTGTAGCAATCCTCCCTAGAAATTTCTAGCTTCTGTTAAGCAGAGGAGAAGCCTAAATAGCCCATCCGGATGCTTCTATAAACCCAGGAAGAGGTAACCAGAGCCCATCCTTGGGGCGGTAGTCCCGTTACAGCTGTGTCAATTGACTATCGAGGAATTAAGAAGCTCGCGAACCAGTTTGCGATCCTTCAACGCGCTCAATTTAGTGGCAGATTAGATGTCGCTTCTGAAACGGAAAAGCAGCCATGGAGTTTCTACTGCTATTTGGGACGGATTGTCTATGCGACAGGAGGTCCCCACGCGGTTAGACGTTGGCGCAGAAACCTAGCCTGCTATTGGTCTGAAGTAGAAATTACGGCCCTAGTGACTAAGGTCACTGAAGCAGAGGTTTGGGATTATCAAGCCCTTTGTTTGCTGGCTGATAGTGACGCCAGCAAGCTGCCGCAGATCAAAGCCATGATCAAAAGTATCGTGGTTGAGGCAGTTCTGGATATCGCCCAAATGCCTAACATTACCTGCCGAATTGGTAGCCAAAAACCTTTAGACACTCAACTGGCACTCATTGGCATTGGCGAAGTCTTTAAGGAGATGCAGCAAAATTGGCAGCGCTGGCAGGGCGCTGGCCTAGGTCAATACTCGCCCAACTTAGCGCCAATTCTTAGGCAGCCCGAGCGCCTGAGATCGCGAATTCCTACTGCTCATTACCAGCTGCTCAAGACCCTGCTGAATGGCAAGCAAACTCTGCGCGATGTAGCCAAGCAGATGAAGCGGGAGGTCGCCATCATTGCCAAATTTCTAGCTCCCTACCTGCAAGACGGCATTATCGAACTGGTTGAGATTTCGGACCTGCCCGCGCCGGTTCGTCCGACTATACCGTCGGTACCTGCAACGCTTGCTGTAGCACCCCTGATTGCCTGCCTTGATGATAGCCCGAGCATCTGTCAGGAAATGGAGCAGATTTTAATGGGAGCTGGTTATCGATTTATCGCCATTCAAGACCCCCTGCGAGCTCTGACCACCCTACTCACGCGTAAGCCAGATCTGATTTTTCTAGACTTGGTGATGCCGGAAACTAACGGCTATGAAATTTGCTCTAAACTGCGCAAGACTTCGCTCTTTCGCAACACGCCTATCGTCATCTTGACCGGCAACGACGGCATTATTGATCGAGTCCGAGCCAAAATTGTCGGCGCATCAGATTTTTTAGGAAAACCAGTCGAGTCTAAAACGGTGCTGGAAGCAACCCGAAAACATCTGGCTCAGGCTCAAACAATCTCAGCCTAAAGCTGAGATCAGGGTTCGATGCAATCTAGAAGTATAAGCTGAGGCGGCAGTAGCTACACGCCTGCTTTAGCGCGCAGCGCTAAAGCACTTGGCTTTAACACGCTTTATAACCCCTCCTGCGCATACGTAGCCGATCACGTATTGGGTGCGTAAAAAGTCAGGCTTTGTATACTCACCTTTCTTGCCCTGACAGCATTGTGCCAAGTTAGTAACATCCGGATTTATCATGTAAACTTTGTGTAAACTAGTTGCCAAACATCGGTTTCTACTTATAAAGATAATGTAAAGATAACTTCTTATGGTCGACGGTACTAGTTTCCATCAGTCATAAGGGATAGGTGGATGTACTGAAAGGGATGCACAAGGTACTATGAGCGTTTGCTCGAAGGCATCAAGGCGGAGGTTGTCCCCCGCCCTCTTGTTGCTACACCTCAAAGCTCTTCAGTCATGGTCGTAACTTCTCGGCTCTTATCAGGTGCAGCAAGCGGTCGGAGCTAAAGCAAGCAGGGCGCATCTGTTACGCATTATTGAGATTTGGTTAGGGTGAAATTTGGTCAGAGGATTGCATGGCAATACGTTTCTGTACGTACTGCAAGAGAGCTATCTCAAAAATTTCTTCAGGGTCTGTGCAATTCAGCAGAGCAGCAGATCCCTTCTGGCTCGCTTGATTTTCTTTGAGTCAGTTTGTTCGACTTTCTAGCTAGATGCTAGATAGCTGAGTCTCGGCAAGTTGTTCTACTGATGTTAAATCGGTAATCCAATTTATCGTGCGTCAAGCGATCTCTAGTTTTCTTGACTTGGTTAATGACTTGAGTTCATTAGCCCGCACAGACATGCCTTAGAACGGTACTGGCAAGGAGAACCCAAATGCAAACTTTCACCAGAATGGACCAGGCTACTGTTGAGCACTGGCAACACATTGTCGTTGAAGGCAAACGGGTTCAAGAAACGACACCCGTTCGCATCAAACGAATGCTACGACAGCTCGAAGATATTAATTACGGCTTTGCGGTTAATCAGTTGGAGCATTCCTTGCAAACTGCAACTCGAGCCGAACGAGCAGGCGCGAGCGAGGAGATGGTGCTGGCAGCGCTGTGTCACGACATTGGTAAGGCGATTTCTGTGCCCAACCACGCGGCAATTTCCGCCGAAATTCTAAGGCCTTATGTCTCCCAGGAGGTCTACTGGGTGATCAAGAATCACCGCGATTTCCAAGGCCGCTTTTATTACCAATACTTAGGTCAAGACCCAGAAGCCTATCGCAAGCACGAAGGTCATCCAGCCTTTGACTTGGCCATGCAATTCGCGGGTGAATGGGACCAAAGGGCCTTTGATCCTGAATACGACACCTTCTCTCTAGAACACTTTGAACCGCTGATCGACCATTTCTTTGGCTGTTCTTAGCCTTGTTACTTAAAGTTTCATGATGTCGACGGGCGGCAGCCTGAAGCCCCATCCGGCTGCCGTTCCACTGTACTGATATTGCTGGCATTTACCTTGATGGGTCAGGAGCCTACCAACGTTGGATCTATCCGAACTTTTAAACCCTGGGCTTTTTGCGCTGTTGCTGCTAGGAACTATCGTCGGTATACTCTCGGCGCTACTTGGTATCGGGGGGGGGCTTCTGATGGTGCCAGCCCTCACCGTATGGGGAGCTTCGCCCTTACAAGCTGTCGCAACCAGTTTGGTTGGTGTAGTGCTTGGATCCGCCTCAGGTAGCCTTCAGAACTGGCGGCGAGCGCAATTGAACTTAGAGCGGGTTGTACTACTGGCACCGCCTGCCATGCTGACAACAGAGCTAGGAGTTTGGCTGGCTAACACCCTACCCGCAGGAGTGTTGCTACTGAGTTTTGCTGCCTTGCAAGTTCTGACAATCTTCCTCATGGACTTTAAGCAGCGGCTCCAAAAGCTGCCGAAAATTAGTGATCCGCTGACCTTAACGACAACGCCTGTAGTCTCAAATCAGAGTTTTCAAAGCTCGGTTGCCTCTGGCGGCGTGGGCTTAATGCAAGCGGTCAGTTCTGACCCTGAAATGGCTGAGACCCAGATTTATCAGAGTCAAGGAATTGGTTTGTTGGCAGGAGTCCTATCAGGTCTGTTTGGGGTCGGTGGCGGTGTTGTCATGGTGCCTTTGCAGATGTTGTTTCTGGGGGAAGGGATTAAAGACGCGGTGCGAACCAGCTTGGGGGCAGTCACGCTGATTTCGCTTTGGGCGGTAGGACGGCACGCGGCGGCAGGCAGCGTCTTATGGTTGCCGGGTCTCTACCTAGGCCTGGGCAGCTTGTGCGGGGCACAACTGGGCGCACGGCTTCTACCCAAATTACCGGATGCAGTGGTTGGTTGGCTGTTCCGCGGCTTGCTGCTACTCTTGGCAACTTATATGACCCTTAAAGCATTATCAGGCTGAGGGCTTTCGCCGTGAGTAGAATTCGCCAAGGTTTACAAACTCTAAATTAAAAATGCTTATCCTGTCCGAATTTGAATGAATTGCCCTTCCCTCTAAAGGTCTACTGGGCCGATTCAAAAGTCATTTCAAGTTCTGCTCGCAACCGATCGATGTAGGCTTCGCTATCTTGAAGTTAGACAAAAATTTGAGTAATCGTCCGGATATTGCTACCCAGTTTGAAAAAAGACATTAGGGTGATGAACTCACTGTGCAGATAAGCAAAGGGAACTTCTCTGAAGGATAAGAGTATGAGATGCGTGAAAATTGAGTATGGAAAACTAACCATGCTTGCTTTCAAGATTTCGCTCCCTTAAACTGAATGGCACATGGCGTGACTTCACTCGGGTGCAGTTGAGGTGCAGAGTATCGGTCATATTCAGGGCATATTCAGGGTAGCCAGAGGCATTGTTCTGCAAGGGGTGATAGGAGAACCTGTCACTACAAGGACAGCTGAAAAGCCTGCTTAGGCACTGCGCTAGTTCGCCCTGATTTCTTTGATTTGAGCCTTCTCTAGTTCAAGTTGAGCTAGGAGAGTTTTAGTCAGCCCAGTATCTACCGTTGCAGTCGTTGGCCTTAACCGGTCAGGTTTTCTACCCCCTCAACCGTGTAGCTTCACGGTCTGAGAAAGATCAGCACAGTTACATCGGTAGCTGTCGCAACTCGCTCGCTTGGAGAAGTGTATGGGAACGGTTTTAGTTGTTGAAGATACCTTGACAGAGATGGAGATTTTGTCTCGATGCCTTCAACGAGGTGGATTGAGCACGATTGCCGCTGCCAGTGGTGAAGAAGCTTTGGAGAAAATCAGTCGGCAAAAACCAGATGTCATTGTTCTTGACGTTGTGCTGCCTGGACAAAGCGGGTTTGAACTCTGCCGTGAACTTAAGGCTAATGCCAACACTAGCAAGATTCCCATTGTGATGTGCTCTAGCAAGGGCGGCGAGATGGATAAATTTTGGGGCATGAAGCAGGGCGCTTCCGCCTATCTACCCAAGCCAGTTGACCAAGACGAGTTACTGCGTACTGTCAAGCTATTGCTCAAAAGTTTGTAAGCCTAGATGACTTTTCCTGAGCCTTTTGAGCCAGCTCCATCGAGTCTGGTACTGGCTAAGACGGCCAATCTTGCGATCACCAAACAATCTCAAGGCCGAACTTCGCCTCAGACGGCGGAGACCACTCAGCAGTTTTTGCGTCTGCATCTTCTACCAGAAACTCTACTGGCTCTGCCGGTTAAGCAGATTACAGAAGTTTTGAAGGTGGCCCTCACTGAGATCGTGCCGATTCCTCGCATGCCTGAGTATGTGATGGGTGTCCACAATTGGCGTGGGGAGGTGCTCTGGATCATTGATTTGGGTTGTCTTCTGGGGCTTCAGCCCTTATTTCAGCAACCTGTCAGTCAGCTGATTCGGACTACCGTTGTTATCCATAGCCAAGGGAAAACTTTGGGAGTGTCTGTACAACAAGTAGAGGGGATGGAATGGTGGGATTCCAACCTGATCCAGCCCTCTTCTAGGGTGACAAGTACTCCGAAATTACAGCAATTTTTACAAGGATACTTACTCAAGCCTAGTGGGGAAATGCTGGCGGTTCTCGATGGGAACCTGATTATGGCCGGCCTACCCAAGCCAGAAGTTTGATCGATTTTGGCTGATTGATTTTGGCTTGATATTGCTCGATGTTGATTCGCCTCGAACAAGGTCTATCTCCAATTTTATTCAGGACCTCAACTAGAAGCTGTCAATAGAAACCCATCATCAATCGGTTACTGCCCTGCCCCCCAACTACATTCTCCCTTCTCCCCATGCCTCAGCCCCCCTCTTCTCAAGACGGTAAGCCCTTACCCCAAAGTGAACTGAATGGTTCTTACGGGCGCACAAGTGCTAAGCAGCATTTCGGGGCCAACCGAGTCAGCACGGCATCGCCAGCAAACTTGAGGCCTGGAGCCGTGGGTAGTCATAGACAAAATAGTGACCTAAGCTCGGTCCCATCGCCCGACCTTCTTCAGACAGAAGGCCCAGGTCGCTGGCCAACGCAGCAAACAGCGGAGAAACCACTGCGGCCCTGGCAACGCCTGAGTTTGAAAACCAAGGCAACAGCTTTAGCCATTGCCTTGGGAACTTTACCCGTGCTGGCCATTGGCGCGACGGCTTACTACTTCACAAGTAACAGCGTGACGCAGAATGCTATCGATAAACAGCAGGCGCACACAATTTACTTGGCAAATCAGCTCGACCGCTTTGCCTTGGAGCGATACAGCGATATTCAAACTCTGTCTCAACTAAGCATTCTGACCGATCCTCGTCTGCGAGCAACTGCTACCCCGCGCGAAAAGGAGGCAGTGCTCAACCAATACCTCAAAGCCAAGCAGGGCTATGACAGTATTGCTGTGACTGATTTGTCAGGTCGACTGATTTTGCAGTCGGAAGGGGAAACAATTGCTGATTACAGCAAGATCGATTACTTCCAAGAAGTTATTCGAAGCAACCGCCCGGTGATCACACCACCCCGACTTTCGCAAGCGTCTTTTACCTACTCTATTTTTGCTGCTGCCCCGATTATCGATACAGCAACCGGCAAAACGATTGGCATGATTCGTTCACGGACGCCTGCTAAATATCTCAATGATATTATTCAAGCTGATGCCCAGCAGTTAACTGACAGCATTAAAGACTACGGCACTGAAAGTAACTTCGCAGTAGGTGATTTAGGCAAACTCTTTGTGGCTCCAAAGCCCGATTATATTGATAAGCCAGTTCAAGAAGTTTTTGCCACTGCTGCTGCCAACTTCAAACCAGGCACTAGCATCGTTAGCCAAGTCGACACCAACCGTCTGGATCGGCAGCAATATCTTGTTTCCTATATTCCTGCTGGTCGGCTTGAGACTTTACCCAAGCTCAATTGGGGTGCTTTGGTTGCTCAGCCCAGTGCAGAGGTCTTCGCGGCCCGCCAAGGCTTACTGCTAACCTTTGCCATTGGCACCGGTGCAACTGCCTTCTTAGTCGGTGTGCTAGCCATTTATCTGGCAAACCGAGCCACTCGCCCAATTTTGGCTGCCACTGATGCGGTAGAAAAATTAGGCCAAGGCGAGCTAGATACTCGAATCATCGTATCTGGACGGGACGAGCTAGCGGTGTTGGGTTCTAACATCAACCAGATGGCTCAGCAACTTCAGGTTCTGCTAGACGAGCAAGAGGAAGCCACTCAGCAACAATTGGCTGCTCAGGCTGAGATTGCCCAACAGCAATCGGAGAACGCTGAGCAACAGAAGCAAGCCAAAGAAGCTCTGCAAAGGCGAGCTTTAGAACTTTTGCTAGAGGTGGATCCGGTTAGTAAGGGAGATTTGACCATCCGCGCCACGGTGGACGAAACCGAAGTTGGCACAATTGCTGACTCCTATAACGCTACCATCGGCAGCTTGCGCAAAATTGTGGCGCAGGTGCAGCAAGCCGCTCGACAGGTTGTGCAAACCACCAGTACCAGTGAAGTGGCGGTGCGAGAGCTATCAGAAGAAGCATTAAAGCAGACGGAGAACATCGAAGCCGCGCTCGACAAAATTGAAGATCTATCAACGTCAGTCCAAGCGGTTGCAGCCAATGCCCAACAGGCGGAAGTAGCTGTGCAGCAAGCTAGACAAACCGTTGAAGATGGCGATATTGCCATGAACCGCACAGTGGACGGGATTGTGGCGATTCGTGAAACGGTGGCAGAAACTTCTAGTAAGGTGAAACGCCTGGGTGAGTCTTCCCAGAAAATTTCCAAAGTTGTGAATCTGATTAGCACCTTTGCCGCTCAAACTAACTTGCTGGCACTCAATGCCTCGATTGAGGCTGCCCGCGCCGGGGAGGAGGGCCGAGGCTTTGCAGTTGTTGCTGATGAAGTGCGAACCCTGGCTCAACAATCGGCTGAAGCAACGGCTGAAATCCAACAGCTAGTTGAAGATATTCAGACAGAGACCAGCGAGGTGGTTTCGGCAATGGAGGCTGGCACCGAACAGGTGGTGAATGGCACTCGCCTAGTTGAAGAAACCCGTCAAAACTTGAACAAAATCTCAGCGGCCAGCTTGCAAATTAGTTCACTGGTAGAAGCGATTGCCCAGGCTGCTATTGCCCAAACGGAGACCTCTCAATCGGTCACCCAAACTATGCAGGATGTGGCCATGATTGCTAGTAGAACTGCAACTGGATCTAGACAAGCTTCGGATGCCTTCAAGCAATTGCTGGCTGTGGCCCGAGCCCTTCAAGCCAGTGCTGCTCAGTTCAAGATTTAGGTTGCGTCAAGGGTCTTAGCAGAGAGCCTTCAGACTGGGTGGTCTTACCCCTTTCGTCCTCCCAATCTGAAGGCGTGGTATAGGAGCACCGGCATGGCGATTGATAGCGATATTCGCAAGCAAGCCTATCAGTTTTTTGTTCAAGAAGCACCAGAGCTTTTGCAAGTTATTGAGCAGGGTTTATTGAGCCTGACTCAAGACCGCAGCATCCAAAAAGTCCACACCTTAATGCGAGCCGCTCACTCGATTAAAGGAGGGGCTGCCAGTGTTGGCTCAGAGACCATTAAAGAGATCGCCCATCGCCTCGAAGACAGCTTCAAAGCTTTATACGACGAAGACTTGCAGGTCGATCCTGAACTGGAAGATTTACTCTTTAAGGCTTACGATTGCCTGCGTCTTCCCTTGATAGAAGGGATCAGCACTGGCAGAATCAATAAATCTAAAGCCGTTACAGATGCCGACCAGGTCTTTAGCCAATTAGAAGCAAAATTAGGAGATTTCCTCAACAACGCTGCTAACTTGCCCAGTTCAGTGGAGCTGGGTGTTGATATTGCTCAGTCGATTTTCGAGGTAGATGTCGCTCAGGGATTGGAGCGGCTAGAAGCGGTTCTCGCTGATCCACATGCTTACGAAGTTGCCGGAGAGCTGTGTACACAAGCCGAAGTGTTCTCGGGGTTAGCAGAGCTTCTAAACCTGCCCGGTTTCCAAAATCTATCCCAGACAGCGATTGCCGCCGTCAAAGCTAATCCTGATCAAGCGGAAGCGATTTTAGGTTTGGCCCTAGCAGACTTTCAGCAAGCACAGCAAGCTGTTCTAGCGGGTGATCGAACTCAGGGTGGCTCGCCCTCAGAGGCATTGCTGCAATGGTTAGAGCCTGTACTCCCAACTACACCTACGGAAGTTTTAACAGCCTCCAGTCTAGTCCCGCAGTTCGACCCGGCCTATGCCCAAGAAGCCCAAGATGTCCAAGATGTCCAAGACACACGAGCTGTCTTAGATGTCTTCACTGATTTAAACCTCGATTTGGACTCTAATTTAGGCACCGATTTAGACGCTGTTAATGCTGAGGAGCCTGCCTTTGATCAAGTCTTCGACCCGGCGTTTGAATTGGGTCAACAACCCAGTGAGCAGCCCACGCCCCAATCAGTACGGGTTGATTTGGACCGGCTGGATCGCCTGAATAATTTGGTGGGTGAACTAGCGATTAACCAAAGCCGGTTATCGCTACAGAACAAGCAGCTTAGAGGCTCTGTGCAAGCCCTGTTGAAACGGTTTGCTAATTTTCAGCAAATGGGGACACACCTACGGCATCTCTCGGACCAAACGATCGTCTCGCTTAAAACCAAAAATTTTGCACTGCCACTCTCGACCGGGCCGGACAGCGAATTTGATCAACTAGAAATGGATAGTTACAGCCAGATCCATTCCTATTTGCAATCTGTCTTGGAGGAAGTTGCCCAGCTTGCCGAAAATACAGGAGACGTCGCACTGTTCGCGGACCAAACAAATCACGCTGTCGAGAAGCAACGTCAGACGTTGACCCATCTTCGCGACGATTTGATGTGGGCGCGCATGCTGCCTCTGAGCGAAATTCTGGAGACCTTTCCCCGCACGCTCCGGGACATGGCCAGAACTTATGGTAAACCGGTCGATTTAAAGTTGAGCGGCACGCGGGTCCTGGTAGATAAAGCTGCTTTAGAAAAGCTACGAGCGCCTCTGCTGCACTTGTTGCGCAACGCCTTTGATCACGGCATCGAGCCTCCACAAGTGCGCCAAAAGCTAGGCAAGCCAGTCACTGGTCAGATCACGATTCACGCCTACCACCAAGGTAGCCAAACCGTGATCGAAGTCCGCGATGATGGCCAAGGAATTAACCTGGATGAGATCTGTCGTCAGGCGCGAAAGCTTAATCTGTTACCTGAAGATACCAACACAGCGATCCCAACGGCCCAGCTATATAACCTTATTTTTGAACCTGGTTTTTCAACTGCTAGCCAAGTGAGCGATATCTCGGGCCGTGGCATTGGTTTGGATGTTGTCCGTTCACAGATTCAGGAGCTTAAGGGCTCTATTAGTATCAATTCGGAGCCTCAGCATGGCACTGCGTTTACCATTCGTCTCCCTCTGACCCTGACCATTGCTAAACTGCTGATTTTTGTCGTGAATTCCTCTACTTTGGCACTGCCATTAGACAGTGTTGAGGAAATTATTATTCCAAAACCTGATCAAATCAAAACCTCAGGGGGCAAAAAACTCTTGCATTGGCGTGGCAGCATCGTGCCTGTGCGCCCTATATCGAGCTTGCTCACTTACACCTACCCCTTTCCAGAGTCAGCGCCTAGCCAGGTTTTAGTAGCGGTTCCAGCGCCTTCGGATTGGGCTTCTCCTCTATTGTTATTGCAACGGGATTCACAATTTTTTGCGCTCGAAATTGACCGTCTGATCACTGAGCAGGAATTGGTGATTAAACCCTTTGGTTCTGCTATGGCGCCACCCCCCTACATCTATGGCTGCACGATTCTGGGTGATGGTAGTTTAATCCCAGTGGTCGATACTTCAGCTCTACTCAGTGATGTGGAGGATAATTTAGTTCCGATTCAACCTAAGTTACCACCTGCTTCGATTCGCAAAGCTCCAACGGTCTTGGTCGTCGATGATTCTGTGGGGATGCGACAGACGTTAACTCTCGCTCTGCAAAAGGTTGGTTACCGTGTTTTGCAAGCCCGAGATGGCCGCGAAGCTCTAGAACATCTGCGTCAAACCTCTGAGATTTGTGCGGTGATCTGTGATGTCGAGATGCCTAACATGAATGGCTTTGAGTTTTTAACTCGTCGTCGTCAGAATCCAGAATTGAGCAAAATTCCAGTTGCCATGCTGACCTCTCGTAGCAGCCAAAAACACCAACGTATGGCAATGCTTTTAGGGGCCTCTGCTTACCTGACCAAACCTTGCCTGGAACAAGAATTGGCAGCCACATTAGAGACGATGCGCCGTGCATCAACAGCCGATAACGTGCCTCTTGTAACTGCCCTATCCGCTAAAGTTTAGAGCCATGACCTTTGAATCCACTCATTCTGCGCTCACCCATTCAGCTCGCGGTTCCCTTCGGCAGAAAAAGGCTGAGCCTCAGGTTCGAGTCATTGTTTTCTCGATTGGAGAACTGACCCTAGCTCTACATATTGAAGTAGTCTATAAGATCATCAGTAATACACTCGTTTTCGGTAGTGGCTTGAGCAATGTTGGTATTGCCCATCTGGGTGAGCATGAGCTGACGATTCTAGATCTGCAGCAGAATTTGTACCAAAATCGCACTCCAGGTCAGGCGGTGACGGCAGATTACGTGATTGTTATTCAAAGTTCTAATGGCGAATTCTACGGCATTCCAGTCTCAGTTGCGCCGACCATTATGGAGCTGCCTATCTCTACGATTCGCGTTCTCCCAGAGTCGTATCGTAATGCAGATACTCTAGGGATTGCCACTCATACTGCTGTGATCGAAGCAGAAAAGCCTCTGACTCTATTTCTTTTAGATGTCTATCAACTGCTGCATAAATTGATGCCTCAGTAGCCTGAGCGATCGCGTTTCTGCCCTAATAGATCCACCTGATATCGCTCTGGGGCTAGAACGACTTGGATGCCTTTTTGCTGACAGGCTTCGGACAACACTTGCAATTGTTGTTCTGGTGTCTGGTCAGATCCAGTCAAGGCGTTTAAAAATTCCTGAAAACCTAGAAACGCAAGTTGATAGATCGCCTGTTGACTAAACTGACCTCGAAAATAGCCACCATGCACATCCAGGTTTAGAGCAAAAAAGGCCACGCTCAAAGCAATATAATCCCAAAGCTGCAACACGGGCTTGCCGAGAGCATAGCTCACTACCCCTGTTGAGTGGCCTTGTTTAGCCGAGTTTTGGGTCAGCTCGCGATAGTCAGTACAATCAAAGTACGTAAACAAGTTGGCAACAGGCTTACTGCCGCTCGCTGAGCGAATCTCTCTTAATGCTTTGTGCTCCCGTTTAGAAGCTCGCACCTCTAAATACTGATAGGGATCCTCAAAATTGCCATCTGCCAAACGCGGATTGACAAT of Leptolyngbya sp. FACHB-261 contains these proteins:
- a CDS encoding response regulator → MAIDSDIRKQAYQFFVQEAPELLQVIEQGLLSLTQDRSIQKVHTLMRAAHSIKGGAASVGSETIKEIAHRLEDSFKALYDEDLQVDPELEDLLFKAYDCLRLPLIEGISTGRINKSKAVTDADQVFSQLEAKLGDFLNNAANLPSSVELGVDIAQSIFEVDVAQGLERLEAVLADPHAYEVAGELCTQAEVFSGLAELLNLPGFQNLSQTAIAAVKANPDQAEAILGLALADFQQAQQAVLAGDRTQGGSPSEALLQWLEPVLPTTPTEVLTASSLVPQFDPAYAQEAQDVQDVQDTRAVLDVFTDLNLDLDSNLGTDLDAVNAEEPAFDQVFDPAFELGQQPSEQPTPQSVRVDLDRLDRLNNLVGELAINQSRLSLQNKQLRGSVQALLKRFANFQQMGTHLRHLSDQTIVSLKTKNFALPLSTGPDSEFDQLEMDSYSQIHSYLQSVLEEVAQLAENTGDVALFADQTNHAVEKQRQTLTHLRDDLMWARMLPLSEILETFPRTLRDMARTYGKPVDLKLSGTRVLVDKAALEKLRAPLLHLLRNAFDHGIEPPQVRQKLGKPVTGQITIHAYHQGSQTVIEVRDDGQGINLDEICRQARKLNLLPEDTNTAIPTAQLYNLIFEPGFSTASQVSDISGRGIGLDVVRSQIQELKGSISINSEPQHGTAFTIRLPLTLTIAKLLIFVVNSSTLALPLDSVEEIIIPKPDQIKTSGGKKLLHWRGSIVPVRPISSLLTYTYPFPESAPSQVLVAVPAPSDWASPLLLLQRDSQFFALEIDRLITEQELVIKPFGSAMAPPPYIYGCTILGDGSLIPVVDTSALLSDVEDNLVPIQPKLPPASIRKAPTVLVVDDSVGMRQTLTLALQKVGYRVLQARDGREALEHLRQTSEICAVICDVEMPNMNGFEFLTRRRQNPELSKIPVAMLTSRSSQKHQRMAMLLGASAYLTKPCLEQELAATLETMRRASTADNVPLVTALSAKV
- a CDS encoding chemotaxis protein CheW, with the protein product MTFESTHSALTHSARGSLRQKKAEPQVRVIVFSIGELTLALHIEVVYKIISNTLVFGSGLSNVGIAHLGEHELTILDLQQNLYQNRTPGQAVTADYVIVIQSSNGEFYGIPVSVAPTIMELPISTIRVLPESYRNADTLGIATHTAVIEAEKPLTLFLLDVYQLLHKLMPQ